A DNA window from Halorubrum sp. DM2 contains the following coding sequences:
- a CDS encoding aminopeptidase, whose product MTADLSDGAETAIEQCLNVASDESVVVVTDDEREPIGEALYAAANAVTGDATILRYPPADQHGAEPPAPVAAAMAEADVFLAPTTKSLSHTRARGAACDAGARGATLPGITEDVFTTGLDADYAAIEAACDDVLGQIGDADEIRVTAPAGTDVTFGIGDREWLADTGMVRDPGDFSNLPAGEVFVAPETATGTYVVDGTMMPHGLLDEDQQLRFEVEDGFVTSISDDEIRADVEAAAEEVGDAAYNLAELGIGTNVGVDELVGSVLLDEKAGGTVHVAIGDNAGIGGETDAPLHLDGIIRNPTVYADGKEIDLPSA is encoded by the coding sequence ATGACAGCCGATCTCTCCGACGGTGCCGAGACCGCGATCGAACAGTGCCTGAACGTCGCTTCCGACGAGTCGGTCGTCGTCGTCACCGACGACGAGCGCGAGCCGATCGGCGAGGCGCTCTACGCGGCCGCGAACGCCGTCACGGGCGACGCGACGATCCTGCGATACCCGCCGGCCGACCAGCACGGGGCGGAGCCGCCGGCACCGGTCGCGGCCGCGATGGCCGAGGCCGACGTCTTCCTCGCGCCCACCACGAAGAGCCTGAGTCACACCCGCGCCCGCGGCGCGGCCTGCGACGCCGGCGCGCGCGGCGCGACGCTCCCGGGAATCACCGAGGACGTGTTCACGACCGGCCTCGACGCCGACTACGCCGCCATCGAGGCCGCCTGCGACGACGTGCTGGGACAGATCGGCGACGCCGACGAGATCCGGGTCACCGCGCCCGCCGGCACCGACGTCACGTTCGGGATCGGCGACCGCGAGTGGCTGGCCGACACCGGGATGGTCCGCGATCCGGGCGACTTCTCGAACCTGCCCGCGGGCGAGGTGTTCGTCGCGCCCGAGACCGCGACCGGCACCTACGTCGTCGACGGGACGATGATGCCCCACGGCCTGCTCGACGAGGACCAACAGCTCCGGTTCGAGGTCGAAGACGGGTTCGTCACCTCCATCTCGGACGACGAGATCCGCGCCGACGTGGAGGCCGCCGCCGAGGAGGTGGGCGACGCCGCGTACAACCTCGCGGAGCTTGGAATTGGGACGAACGTCGGCGTCGACGAACTGGTCGGCTCGGTCCTCTTAGACGAGAAGGCGGGCGGCACCGTTCACGTCGCGATCGGCGACAACGCCGGAATCGGCGGCGAGACCGACGCGCCGCTCCACCTCGACGGGATCATCCGGAATCCGACCGTCTACGCCGACGGCAAAGAGATTGACCTGCCGAGCGCGTAG
- a CDS encoding type II glyceraldehyde-3-phosphate dehydrogenase codes for MTRVGVNGYGTIGKRVADAVAAQPDMELVGVTKASPDYGVEAAVRRGYDLYAAVDDRVDEFAAAGVDLAGSLDDLLDAVDVIVDCAPSGVGERNAPVYEAHDTPAVFQGGEDAAVAEASFNARGRFEAARDADTVRVVSCNTTALSRLLAPLDEAYGIGKARVTLVRRGGDPSETDRGPINDIVPDPATVPSHHGPDVNEILPDVAVDTAALKAPVTGMHTHSVNVTLETEPDENDVRDLLAGEDRIFLVPAAAGIDGAGALKEYAADAGRPRGDLWENCVWEESISVTGRDLYLFQNVHQEADVVPENVDAIRAMATDVGRAESMARTNETLGVGLDSRLGDGELARAELAADD; via the coding sequence ATGACACGCGTGGGCGTCAACGGCTACGGCACGATCGGGAAACGGGTCGCGGACGCCGTGGCGGCCCAGCCCGACATGGAACTCGTCGGCGTGACGAAGGCGTCGCCCGACTACGGCGTCGAGGCCGCAGTCCGTCGCGGCTACGACCTGTACGCGGCGGTCGACGACCGCGTCGACGAGTTCGCGGCCGCCGGCGTGGACTTGGCCGGATCGCTCGACGACCTGCTCGACGCCGTCGACGTGATCGTCGACTGCGCGCCCTCCGGCGTCGGCGAGCGCAACGCCCCCGTCTACGAGGCCCACGACACGCCGGCGGTGTTCCAGGGCGGCGAGGACGCCGCCGTCGCCGAGGCCTCGTTCAACGCTCGCGGGCGCTTCGAGGCCGCCCGCGACGCCGACACCGTCCGCGTCGTCTCCTGTAACACGACCGCGCTCTCGCGGCTGCTCGCGCCGCTCGACGAGGCGTACGGGATCGGGAAAGCGCGCGTCACCCTCGTGCGCCGCGGCGGCGACCCGAGCGAGACCGACCGCGGCCCGATAAACGACATCGTTCCCGACCCGGCGACCGTCCCGTCTCACCACGGACCCGACGTGAACGAAATTCTCCCCGACGTCGCGGTCGACACCGCGGCGCTGAAGGCACCGGTCACGGGGATGCACACCCACAGCGTCAACGTCACGCTGGAGACCGAACCGGACGAGAACGACGTCCGCGACCTGCTCGCCGGCGAGGACCGGATCTTCCTCGTACCCGCGGCCGCGGGCATCGACGGTGCCGGCGCGTTGAAGGAGTACGCGGCCGACGCGGGACGTCCCCGGGGAGACCTCTGGGAGAACTGCGTCTGGGAGGAGTCGATAAGCGTCACGGGCCGGGACCTCTACCTCTTCCAGAACGTCCACCAGGAGGCCGACGTCGTCCCCGAGAACGTCGACGCGATCCGCGCGATGGCGACCGACGTCGGCCGAGCCGAATCGATGGCGCGCACGAACGAGACGCTGGGCGTGGGTCTCGACAGCCGACTGGGGGACGGCGAACTGGCGCGCGCGGAACTCGCGGCCGACGACTGA